Proteins encoded in a region of the Triplophysa rosa linkage group LG14, Trosa_1v2, whole genome shotgun sequence genome:
- the LOC130564434 gene encoding uncharacterized protein LOC130564434: protein MLLEDQDFNFFLQLFHNIMPHMDILYAKLQKKDIDSVHIKGSIQQFQQDIQKIRNSLHSLVNQSSEGASQPKRRRSLSPDVHERIAIEVCDTILQHTMERFCFTSHLVSATLLQADRFEQYTVAFPEDALSRTLKAYPVLNGSKLKTELSLIYCKEEFRTCCGAVDLLQLFKENNLEEVFSETVTLLKILITTPMTTAEAERCFSTLKRVKTFLRNSMTQERLNALAMLSMEKRMVTEIIDFNQKVIEKFASQKERRAKFIFK from the exons ATGCTGCTGGAGGAtcaggattttaatttttttctgcaacttttccACAACATCATGCCACACATGGACATCCTCTATGCCAAACTCCAGAAGAAGGACATAGATTCAGTCCACATTAAGGGGAGCATCCAGCAGTTCCAGCAGGACATACAGAAGATCAG AAATTCTCTCCATTCTCTGGTTAACCAAAGCAGTGAAGGAGCTTCTCAACCAAAGAGGCGGCGGTCGCTTAGTCCAGACGTCCATGAACGGATTGCAATAGAG gtctgtgacaccatactccaacacaccatggaacggttctgcttcacaagccacctcgttagtgccaccctgctgcaagcagacaggtttgaacagtacacagtggcgtttcctgaagatgcactgagtaggactttgaaggcctatccagtgctcaatgggagtaagctaaagacagagcttagtctcatctactgcaaggaagagttcagaacctgttgtggtgctgtggacctactgcagctgtttaaggagaacaatcttgaagaagtcttttcagagactgtcactctcctaaagatcctcatcaccacacccatgaccacagcagaggctgagaggtgtttctcaactttgaaaagagttAAGACTTTTCTGAGAAATAGCATGACTCAGGAGAGACTAAATGCATTGGCCATGCTGTCAATGGAGAAGAGAATGGTGACTGAGATCATTGACTTTAACCAGAAGGTCATTGAGAAATTTGCAAgtcagaaagaaaggagagcaaaatttattttcaaatag